In the genome of Lathyrus oleraceus cultivar Zhongwan6 chromosome 4, CAAS_Psat_ZW6_1.0, whole genome shotgun sequence, the window GAAAAAGGATTGAATGAGGGATTTTATTGTTAAGGACGATGAAGGCATCCGATTTATAAGGTACATGTTGTTAGCACAACATCCCCCCAAAACCGAAATGGAACATTACCATGGAGAAGTAGGATCCGAATGGTTTCTACAAGATGCCAATTTTTGCGTTCGGCtaccccattttgttgaggtgtgtaAGGGCAAGATGTTTGATAGAGAATACCATTACATGACATAAAATTCTGAAATTGTTGGGATAAATATTCACGGGCATTGTCACTTCTTAAGGTACGGATAAACACACCGAATTGAGTTCTTATTTCTTGATAGaattgttcaaaaatagaaaataattcaGATCTATTCTTCATTAAATATAATCACGTGCAACatgaaaaatcatcaataaaggtgacaaaatacctagactcaagagtagagacagtacgcgagggaccccaaacatcggtgtgaactaaagcaaaagggAACGAAGCTCGTTTATTGACTCGATTGGGAAATTGATCACATGTGTGTTTTCCTAGCTGACATGACTCACAATGTAAATTAGATACCTTCAATAAATTTGGCACCAACTTATGTAGTTTGGAAAGACTGGGATTACCTAACTGAGCATGTATAGTGAGTGGAGAATCTTTGACCGAGCATGTTTGAGATGGCACTGAGAGGTAATAAAGGCCTTGAGACTCACATTCGACACCAATCGTCTGTCCCGAACTCCGATCCCGCATGGTAACATTATTGTTAGTGAAGGTGACACTACAATCAAGGGAACAAGTTAAACGACTGACTGAAAGtaaattaaatggacaattagGTACTTAGAGGATAGAAGTAACCGAGAGAGAAGGTAGAATTTGAACAGTACCAATCCCTTCAGATCGGGTTTGAGAACCATTGGTAGAAGTTATAGTAGGTAAGAAACTGGATGTAGAGAGGGAagagaaaatatttttattaccGGTAACATGATCAGACGCACCAGAATCAAGGACCCAagatccaagagaagatgattgAGAAAGACAAGCAGATGAATTACCAGTGTGTGCTACCGAAGCAGTAGAATCTAAGTTCTGATCATTTTGATACCACCTGAGGAAATCATCGTAGTTTGGCGTAAAGTTATAAGGAGTAGCCATTAGTACCGGATCTGAAACAATTGCACTATGGAGAATGGAGCAGTGGGAAAATTGTCGGGATTGACCATCGACCGTGCTGAGGTTTCTGCCGATGAAAAGTGGGAAATGGTTGGATCGAAAGAGGCGCTTCTGTTGGTAGGTTACCGGAGAATTTTGAAAAGTGAGGGAAAACCGGACTGATGACACGATttgcaaaaaaataaaaattctCACCGGAAGACAGTGGGTCAACCGGGTAAAGCACGACGAAGAAAAAATTGCCTCTTATCAGGCTCTATATACCATGTTGAAATACAAGATactaagagacatttgaataaactGTGTGTTTTGAAAAGCATTAAAGAGACTTTATTATATAGAGATAGATTATAACTAActacatgatatagtcgatgtgagactattcgatatacaaatattcttaatattatatttacaaatatcaacaatAATAATGAGCCGTTTCGAGAATATTGCACTGATCATGACCTTACTTTTCGTTTATCTTGTCCTCATAAAATAGGAAAGCGGAACGCAAAATAAGAACCATTAACAATATGATACGCACTATGATAGCTCACTATTTCGTTTCCACATTATTTTGGTATCATGCTCTTCACATGGCATCTTATCTTTGAAACATTATTTCCTATCAAATACTTCAAATCAGTCACCAACATAACTCTTATATCACCAAATCCAAAATTGtgattttttattttcaaaaaattatCCGAATTTTCCAAAATTTCTGATAAAAAAACATTGatttccaattttttttttttggagAAATATCataattttcaaaaaaattggcatgaaatttttttattacactacattttttaaaattttcGATAGTGTTACATTTTTTTTTTACTTATTGAATATTCTTTTTTGCCCCATTTTGTTTATTAAATGTGAGACATATATCATATTTATCAAAAAGTCAGTatgttaatatatatatatatatatatatatatatatatatatatatatatatatatatatatatatatatagagagagagagagagagagagagagagagagagagagagagagaggagagagagagagagagagagagagagagagagagagagagagagaagagagagagagagagagagagagagagagagagagagagagagagagaggagagagagagagagagagagagagagagagagagagagagagagagagagagagagaagagagagagagagagagagagagagagagaagagagagagagagagagagagagagagaggagagagagagattaattactatatactgttagtgtaaaaagatttacactgtcaattcatcaccatcacccgtttgcattactttataggatttttaaataaaaatcaaacttatttcaatatccaaCATCTAAaattaactgacggtgtaaaatccttttacagtgtcaatgtatttcaattaaatccatatatatatatatatatatatatatatatatatatatatatatatatatatatatatatatatatatatatatatatatatatatatatatatattttttatatatttatttatttattttattttttaaaatcgATAAAAATTCATACCGataatttaaaattttatattggaaatttgatgaattgtcaaaaaatttgaatgaattataaaaaatttgattaatcacaaaaaatttttaaatgaattatcAAAAACTTCATTCAACTTTTGACTCAAATTTATCCAAAgataatttaaaaattaaaaatatatgAAATGTAAGTTTAAATGGTTAAATCTTCAAGACTTAGACAAGATGGAGAGAGACCACAAATCCATTAAAACTATTGCATGTCTTCAATTTTTTTCACCAACATTTTTTTAGTCCCCTTCAGTACTATTTACGTTTTTTTATCATCCCTATAAAAGAATGCGACATTTTTCGCTCCTCCAAATTTTATCTTCACCCATTAAATACAAAGTTTGATTCCTCCGCAATAAATGAGCTCAAAGTTTTAATTTTAGGTTCagattttcattttttttttcaaaatgcTAAGGACATTCAAAATGACATGATTATGAAGACTGAATACCACTTGAGATCATATATTAGTACAGACCTAAATTATTTGACTACACCCTAATTTCTTTAAGATTTTACAATCTCTATATTACATCTCCAGTAATTGAAACTGTTATGCTTCAGTCCCCTCAATTTCCTCAACAGCCTCCTCAATAGATGTTTGAATAATCAATATcctgttttttttttgtttctttctgAACTTGACGTCCAAGTCCCTTTGAGGACTCTCAACTAGGTCACTGTCCAAATGAAGCTGCTATTTAAAAAATGCATAAACAAAATATTCATTAAAATTAAAACCAGAAACTGCATAATCTATTTATATAATATTTTTGTTGCCAGTGACTACTTAAAGATGCAAATTCCCAATGAGAGTAGACAGTAGGAATGAACGATCACAAAACTTGAAATTACATCTGCGTAGTCACTAAAGTGCATTGACTAGAACAGGCAACAATGGTTTCACTTTCACTTATAAAAATGCTATCAAACATTCTAAATCTTGACATTGGCCCAAAGCTTCAGAGCTACGCAATTCTTGGCTTCTTGGTACTGCAGCCGGGACACTTGTATTGCTTGATGTGTTCAGCCTTAGCAGGAGTAATTTTAACACATTTACCATGGAACCATCTCTCGCACATATCACAACagatccagaactcatcagtgccATAATTATCACCACAAGCACCACAGGTTGCACCTtgttcatcatcttcttcatcatcatcatcttcttctcCACTGTCATCCTCTTCTTTGGGCGGTGCAGACATCTTCACACCCTTGGTCTGAGACTCAGACTGGCGGGACTGTTAAAAGGATGCATCCAAACAGAAAAACACAAGTGAATTTTCATGCATGCGGTGATAGAAACAGAAAATAAGAATATGAAATGGAATACTGCATACCTTTCCACTTGATTTGAATTTGCTATTGCTACCATTGTTGTGAGCAGGCAGTTGGTGTTGGTCCTTTGCTATCTTAGCAGATCCTGTTGCGAGCTCAAAGATAGTTGGCAGCTCATTTATCATCTGAAAAAGCCTTTTCCTGTAAATATCCATTTGAGCCAAAATTAGAAGAAACTCTCAAATATTATATCACATACAAAACTTCGAGCTCAACATCATTCATCAGATTTCTAGCAATATATATTTTCTTGTTGAGGCTTCTTGAGGAATGTTGCTTTTTCATTTTAGTTTTCTTGACCTGCCCTATCCCAATTATCTAGCAAAAGAAATGTCATATATATCCCCCAATCCTTTAGTTTATATATAGTATCTGAATGCACTACCATTTTAGATATTCAACGGAGTCTTTGCCAACTGTATAGGGAAAAGGGATCAAATGTCAACTGTATGGCGGAAAAGGGATCCAATGGGAGACTCAAAGTATATATCTCAAAAATTATGGGTTAAAGTTGGTGAATATGTTACGTGCAAATGCAAGATAAGGCTGCCAACAATAGACCTATAATGGGTCCAACCCTTCCCTGGACCCTGCCAAGATAGGAGCTTTGTAGCACAAGGTTGCCCTCCTTCAACTGCCGATAGAATACTTTTAAGCACTTTCAAGACTCCCAATGAAGTTACACAATCTAGTGAAATGCAATGATAACATTCAAAATATCACATACCCATACTAGATATGTATCAGCTATACCACTAATTAGACATCTAAAAGCTGATATACCAGTAAAGAATGCATTATTTCAAGGCCATCGTGGCATTAGGCTATGTTATATCTCAATGTTAACTCTCAAAATTTTCCTTTGTCCTCTAACTTTCAAGCATTAATAAATTCTGTTACTTGTAGTGATGAAGACGCCCATTTCCCTGTTCTAAGATCTTAAGACTCAACAGTAAAACTTAGTGTTATTCCCATTGACTACTAGGTGAATGAAAAAACAGTAAAACTTCACCCTTTGAACCCATCCTAAATATTTTTTTCACAGAAGATCATTAAGAAAATATACAA includes:
- the LOC127138254 gene encoding LOW QUALITY PROTEIN: PHD finger protein Alfin1 (The sequence of the model RefSeq protein was modified relative to this genomic sequence to represent the inferred CDS: deleted 2 bases in 1 codon) — protein: MEGIPHPVPRTVEEVFSDYKGRRAGLIKALTTDVEKFYQLCDPDKENLCLYGYPNETWEVNLPVEEVPPELPEPALGINFARDGMQEKDWLSLVAVHSDSWLLAVAFYFGARFGFGKNERKRLFQMINELPTIFELATGSAKIAKDQHQLPAHNNGSNSKFKSSGKSRQSESQTKGVKMSAPPKEEDDSGEEDDDDEEDDEQGATCGACGDNYGTDEFWICCDMCERWFHGKCVKITPAKAEHIKQYKCPGCSTKAKNCVALKLWANVKI